A genomic segment from Spinacia oleracea cultivar Varoflay chromosome 3, BTI_SOV_V1, whole genome shotgun sequence encodes:
- the LOC110788416 gene encoding uncharacterized protein: protein MSEIMASKAGVPESGRRAHIVLLRPAKSADSKNASKRVEMDRSWITTTKIGDPKYDAGVMQFIKFALENNSEGRDKFPCPCYMCHNLMHHKVDVILSHLRKWEFDITYTCWYRHGEKMGGTSGQQGHTDEGDSLEDMMDQLHEEVDDDPHVLEELLTDSEKPLYKDSKYSKLSAIVKLYNVKVGHSVTDECFSAFLKLFKDILPPDNVLHGATYRAKKMLCTTDLNYEKIHAFPNDCILYKDEYESLKNCPQCNVSRYKKKEGVPAKVLWYFPIISRFKRMYSNSEDAKRLTWHKFGREKEDGILRHPADSPQWRFIYAEFSDFGKEERNLRLGLSTDGMNPYSSISSTYSIWPVMLVAYNLPPSLCLKRKYIMLSMLISGPKQPGNDIDVYLTPLIDDLKLLWEKGVEVFDASRNEMINLRPMLFCTIQDYPAYSNLSGHTVKGRCACPICEDGWEGRWLSPSKKTVYYDHRPFLPEDHEYRKLKKAFTGEQNFESRPSVSTGEEVFEKVKNIQITFGKLKKNKGALPKQGYKKCSVFWRLPYWRFLFVRHSLDVMHIEKNVFDSLIGTLLNMPGKTKDGLNARSDLEELDIRKELHIVEETGKRKYLPPAAYTLSKKEKIELCTSLAGVKVPEGYSSNISSLVSVENTKLVGLKSHDCHVLMEDFLPIAIRSILPKNVRYEIIRLCFFFKSIYSKAIKTKDLDSLEIEIAVILCQLEMYFPPAFFDIMIHLPVHLVREIRFCGPVHMRAQWAFERQMKTYKGYAC from the coding sequence CGTGTAGAGATGGATCGAAGTTGGATAACAACAACAAAGATAGGTGACCCAAAATATGATGCTGGAGTTATGCAATTCATTAAATTTGCTTTGGAAAATAACAGTGAAGGCCGTGATAAATTTCCTTGTCCTTGTTATATGTGTCATAATCTTATGCATCACAAAGTTGACGTAATCCTTAGTCATTTGCGTAAATGGGAATTTGATATAACATATACTTGTTGGTATCGTCATGGTGAAAAAATGGGAGGAACTTCTGGTCAACAAGGCCATACTGATGAGGGTGATAGTTTGGAGGACATGATGGATCAACTTCATGAAGAAGTTGATGATGATCCTCATGTGTTAGAAGAATTGTTGACTGATTCCGAGAAGCCCTTATACAAAGATTCTAAGTACTCAAAATTATCAGCTATAGTTAAGCTATACAATGTGAAGGTGGGTCACAGTGTGACAGATGAGTGTTTTTCTGCGTTCCTTAAGCTCTTTAAAGACATACTTCCACCCGACAATGTTTTGCATGGCGCTACATATAGGGCAAAAAAGATGTTGTGCACAACGGACTTGAATTATGAAAAAATTCATGCTTTCcctaatgattgcatattgtaTAAAGATGAATATGAATCTTTAAAGAATTGCCCCCAGTGCAATGTCTCGAGGTACAAGAAAAAGGAAGGAGTTCCGGCTAAGGTTTTGTGgtattttccaataatatcaAGGTTCAAAAGGATGTATTCAAATTCAGAAGATGCAAAGAGGTTGACATGGCATAAATTTGGTCGAGAAAAAGAAGATGGGATACTTAGACACCCAGCTGACTCTCCACAATGGAGATTTATTTATGCAGAGTTTAGTGATTTTGGTAAAGAAGAACGAAACCTACGCCTTGGATTGTCTACTGATGGTATGAATCCATATAGTTCCATTAGCAGCACTTACAGTATTTGGCCGGTCATGTTAGTGGCTTACAACTTACCTCCTTCCTTATGTTTGAAAAGAAAGTACATTATGTTGTCAATGCTTATTTCCGGGCCAAAACAACCGGGAAATGACATCGATGTGTACTTGACACCTCTTATTGACGATTTAAAGTTATTGTGGGAAAAAGGTGTAGAAGTGTTTGATGCTAGTCGGAATGAAATGATAAATTTAAGACCCATGTTGTTCTGCACCATCCAAGATTATCCTGCTTATAGTAATCTTTCTGGTCATACAGTGAAAGGGAGATGTGCTTGTCCTATATGTGAAGATGGTTGGGAGGGGAGGTGGTTATCCCCATCAAAAAAGACGGTCTACTATGATCATCGTCCATTTCTTCCCGAAGATCATGAGTACCGAAAACTGAAAAAGGCTTTTACTGGCGAGCAAAATTTTGAAAGCCGTCCAAGCGTCTCTACTGGCGAAGAAGTGTTTGAAAAGGTAAAAAACATTCAAATTACATTTGGCAagttgaagaaaaataaaggtGCTCTCCCAAAACAGGGATACAAGAAGTGTTCAGTTTTTTGGCGCCTTCCTTATTGGAGATTTCTTTTTGTCAGGCATTCTTTAGATGTGATGCATATTGAAAAGAATGTTTTTGATAGTCTGATTGGTACATTATTGAATATGCCGGGGAAGACAAAAGATGGTCTTAATGCTCGAAGTGACTTGGAAGAATTAGATATTAGAAAGGAACTCCATATTGTTGAGGAGACCGGAAAGCGCAAGTATTTACCCCCTGCTGCTTATACACTGTCCAAAAAGGAGAAAATCGAGCTTTGTACATCCTTAGCTGGAGTTAAAGTGCCTGAGGGTTATTCTTCGAACATTTCTTCGCTTGTTTCAGTGGAGAATACGAAACTCGTGGGGTtgaagtctcatgattgccaCGTTTTGATGGAAGATTTCTTACCCATCGCTATTCGTTcaattttgcctaaaaatgtacGATATGAGATTATTAGGTTATGTTTtttcttcaagtcaatatacaGTAAAGCCATTAAAACTAAAGATTTGGATTCTTTGGAGATTGAAATTGCTGTCATTTTGTGCCAATTGGAGATGTATTTTCCCCCGGCGTTTTTTGATATCATGATACATTTGCCTGTTCACTTGGTAAGAGAGATTAGATTTTGTGGTCCCGTGCACATGAGAGCTCAATGGGCCTTTGAAAGGCAAATGAAAACCTATAAGGGATATGCATGTTAA